The DNA sequence GCAGCGGCGTTTTCTCTTCCTGTTTCGCAATCTCCCGCAAGTGCCGGCCCACCCACTCCGGTCGCGGGCCATACTGGGCAATCACGATCTGCTTGCCATCTTCTTTAATGCTCAGACTCTGAGCGACCGCAGCCCGGATCTTCTCACCGACATCTGTTGTATCCAGCCGCTTGACCAGTTCCTCTCTCCCGCCGGACATCGACCAGGGGGGAAAGACCGTTGCAGCCAGCGAGGTACTTGCAGCGATATACGGATATTGATCCGCGGTCACCCTCTGACCTGTTTTACGGGCCTGTTTGATCATATCGATCGCCAGTCGCAGGTTACCCCAGTTCGGCGTCCCCTTCACTTTCATATGGGAAACGTGCACCGGAACTTCTGCCTCACGGCCAATGCGAATCGCTTCCTGGTAGGAACCGAGCAAGCCGTCTTCCTCACCGCGAATGTGGCTGGCATAGATGCCTCCCGCTTTACCGATCACGCGGGCGAGGGCAATCAGTTCTTCCGTATCCGCGTATGTACTGGGAGTGTAAATCAGCCCGGTCGACATGCCCCAGGCCCCTTCCTGCATCGCACGGGCAGCCCGCTGCTGCATCTCCTGCAGTTCCGCTTTGGTCGCTTTGCGATTGACCTTGCCGATCACCTGCGCACGCAGGTCTCCTTGCGGTAACAGATGTGCTACATTGGTTCCCGCCCCCGCCAGATCGACTTTGTCATAGAATTCCTTGACTTCGATGGGCCCCATCCCGCAGTTACCGGTCACCGATGTCGTACAACCCTGCATCAGGTAGTTCACCGCGCCCCGAGCCTTGGGATTGATGATACCCCGATCGCTGTGAGTATGCAGGTCGATGAATCCCGGACAGACAATCAGGCCGCTCGCATCGATGCGGGTCTCACTCGCGGGCCCTTTACCAGGCCCGACGGAAACGATTTTCCCGTCCCGCACCGCCACGTGTCCCCGCTTGATCACCTGACCGGTTCCGTCGTGCAGCGTGCCGTTTTCGATGACGTAGTCCACCCGCTCTGCAGCAAAGCTGAATGACGGTAACAACAGCGCCAGCAGTAACAGGCCACGCAGAATGATCTCAGGTCTCAAAATCACGGGATTACCTCTGCAGTCATTTCGAACAGTGTGTGCGCTTCAGCAAACGTTGATTCATGCTCACCACTTTACTGCCGGACACTTGTCAAACAATCCGAGAATGCGCAAACTGATATCGAATTTGCGCATACCCGTTTTTTGCCTGTTTGAGCTCTATCCATGCCTCGCCGCCCCCGATCACCGGCCCTGAAGATTCCCGATAACAGACAGATCGCACTGTTGATCGACCCGGATGACACCTGGGGTCGCAGCGTGATTCAGGGTATCGCATCGGTGGTGCGGAATGTCTTACCCTGGAGTCTGTGGATTGCGCCCCGCGATCGACAATGGCGGTTACGCGTTCCCCGCAACTGGCAGGGAGACGGTATCATCGCCGCGATTCGTGACGAAAAAACAGCCGAGCATGTCCGCGGACTCCAACTCCCCACGGTCAATGTTTCCTACTGGGAACAGGATGACCCGGACTGGTACCGCGTCCGCACCGATGACGCCCGCCGTGCGGAAATGGCTTTCTCACATTTCAGCGAACGGGGCTTCCGCCATTTCGCCTATTACGGCCCCCCCAGTCAGCGATATTCCCCCTCACGGGGCGAACGTTTTCTGGAGGTGGTTCAGGCTGCAGGACTGGACTGTGATATGTTCCACAGCAAATCTTTCTCTCGGGATAAAACCTCCATCCAGGAACGCACACTGCACTGGTTACAACAGACCCCCCGACCACTGGCGGTCATGGCGGCAGACCCGCATGCTGGTGTGTTATTAACTGAAGTCTGTAATGCAGTCGGCTTCCGTGTGCCGGAAGAAATCGCGATCCTGGTCGCGGATACGGATGAATTACTCTGTAATATCTCCGCACCACCACTCTCCAGTATTGTCCT is a window from the Gimesia benthica genome containing:
- a CDS encoding AraC family transcriptional regulator — protein: MPRRPRSPALKIPDNRQIALLIDPDDTWGRSVIQGIASVVRNVLPWSLWIAPRDRQWRLRVPRNWQGDGIIAAIRDEKTAEHVRGLQLPTVNVSYWEQDDPDWYRVRTDDARRAEMAFSHFSERGFRHFAYYGPPSQRYSPSRGERFLEVVQAAGLDCDMFHSKSFSRDKTSIQERTLHWLQQTPRPLAVMAADPHAGVLLTEVCNAVGFRVPEEIAILVADTDELLCNISAPPLSSIVLASEQIGINSVRILEALLTGKRVKSKSLALPPLHVIERQSTEMLAIDDPLFVDALRFIREHAHTGIQVSDVLQAVPLSRRSLEQRFRQLLNCSPADEIRRIKMERVKQLLISTDKTVAQIAGSSGFCSPGQLCFVFKKQIGTTPLEFRRSQRSEN
- a CDS encoding N-acyl-D-amino-acid deacylase family protein, which produces MILRPEIILRGLLLLALLLPSFSFAAERVDYVIENGTLHDGTGQVIKRGHVAVRDGKIVSVGPGKGPASETRIDASGLIVCPGFIDLHTHSDRGIINPKARGAVNYLMQGCTTSVTGNCGMGPIEVKEFYDKVDLAGAGTNVAHLLPQGDLRAQVIGKVNRKATKAELQEMQQRAARAMQEGAWGMSTGLIYTPSTYADTEELIALARVIGKAGGIYASHIRGEEDGLLGSYQEAIRIGREAEVPVHVSHMKVKGTPNWGNLRLAIDMIKQARKTGQRVTADQYPYIAASTSLAATVFPPWSMSGGREELVKRLDTTDVGEKIRAAVAQSLSIKEDGKQIVIAQYGPRPEWVGRHLREIAKQEEKTPLQITEEIIRNGGAQIVNFAMNEEEVRMAMQHPWVATASDGGVMIPDATRPHPRNYGAFPRKIGHYAIREQVLPLKQAIRSATGLPAEILGLTDRGILKPGQAADIVVFDPQTIIDTATFENPHQYAEGMRYVFVNGVAAVYGGTPTGALAGRALRKPSAP